A genome region from Streptomyces pratensis includes the following:
- a CDS encoding helix-turn-helix domain-containing protein: MAEQRKPRTQREKYGEELRLRRVAAGLTQEALGGQVVCSPTLISHYEAGRRLPKPDDAQRIDMALESDGFFVRWLEDLDSKYADYFAAVVELEREASEIRQYGAQLVPGLLQTSAYARAVFQSARTNFAEEDLDAAVAIRLERSELLRKPLGPVAWTLLDESVLRRRVGGPQVMAQQLHSIADMAERGRLRLHVLTFDAGAHALLEGMLYLLNFKEAAPVAYVEGLYTGNLLDDPALVEACHTDYALALGDAASHLDSVALVRAIAEEHEHAQR, translated from the coding sequence GTGGCGGAGCAGCGGAAACCTCGCACGCAGAGGGAGAAGTACGGCGAGGAGCTCAGGCTGCGGCGGGTGGCGGCCGGACTCACGCAGGAGGCCCTGGGCGGCCAAGTCGTTTGCTCACCGACGCTGATCAGCCATTACGAGGCGGGGCGACGGCTGCCGAAGCCGGATGACGCGCAGCGGATCGACATGGCGCTGGAGTCTGACGGCTTCTTTGTCAGGTGGCTGGAGGATCTGGATTCCAAGTACGCCGACTACTTCGCCGCAGTGGTGGAGCTGGAGCGGGAAGCTTCAGAGATCCGGCAGTACGGGGCCCAGCTCGTCCCCGGGTTGCTTCAGACCAGCGCCTACGCTCGCGCCGTGTTCCAGTCAGCACGAACGAATTTCGCTGAGGAGGACCTTGACGCAGCCGTGGCAATCCGTCTGGAGCGAAGCGAGCTACTCCGGAAGCCCCTCGGTCCGGTCGCGTGGACACTGCTCGACGAGTCAGTGCTCAGACGACGCGTCGGCGGTCCTCAGGTGATGGCCCAACAACTGCACTCGATCGCGGACATGGCTGAACGCGGGCGCCTCCGCCTGCATGTGCTGACCTTTGATGCCGGTGCGCACGCGCTGCTCGAAGGAATGCTCTACCTGCTCAACTTCAAGGAGGCGGCCCCAGTTGCCTACGTGGAGGGTCTGTACACGGGAAACCTGCTCGACGATCCGGCACTGGTTGAGGCCTGTCACACGGACTACGCTCTCGCTCTGGGTGATGCGGCCTCGCATCTGGACTCAGTGGCACTGGTCAGGGCCATAGCGGAGGAACACGAGCATGCACAGCGCTGA
- a CDS encoding SMI1/KNR4 family protein: MTQVDTAAFDHEWARFESWLSVHSPADRAALRGPADPEAIAGLESRLGFALHPELRRLLELHDGAAQPVAEPGSFPLPAGTFLPLGHRLSGLDDIAMMHEILVDVGVDNIEADLWEDEALAVNLHLCVPIALPNDGGVAFVDHRPGPSYGHVYEMGIGSGDLDGTLWATGPAELFGVLADSLETGSPFLCYRPSTYEHESGHHCVQWEIEA, from the coding sequence ATGACACAGGTGGACACCGCAGCGTTCGATCACGAGTGGGCTCGCTTCGAGTCATGGCTTTCGGTGCACTCGCCCGCCGATCGAGCGGCCTTGAGGGGGCCGGCTGACCCCGAGGCGATAGCCGGGCTGGAATCGCGGCTGGGCTTCGCCCTGCACCCGGAGCTGCGGCGGCTTCTCGAACTGCACGACGGCGCGGCCCAGCCTGTCGCCGAACCAGGCTCCTTCCCTCTGCCCGCCGGGACGTTCCTGCCGTTGGGGCACCGTCTCAGCGGCCTGGACGACATCGCGATGATGCACGAGATACTCGTGGATGTCGGCGTGGACAACATCGAGGCCGACCTGTGGGAGGACGAGGCGCTGGCAGTGAATCTGCACCTGTGCGTGCCGATCGCCCTGCCGAACGACGGAGGCGTCGCCTTCGTCGATCACCGCCCTGGGCCTTCGTACGGCCATGTGTACGAGATGGGCATCGGGTCGGGGGACCTCGACGGCACGCTCTGGGCGACCGGTCCGGCAGAGCTCTTCGGGGTCCTGGCCGATTCCCTGGAGACGGGCTCGCCCTTCCTCTGCTACCGGCCGTCGACCTACGAACACGAATCGGGCCACCACTGCGTCCAGTGGGAGATCGAGGCCTGA
- a CDS encoding DUF397 domain-containing protein: MHSAEHSFTGWYKSSFSGANQGECLEVAVGHPDVPVRDSKTPHGPVIAFSAPHWTTFVAAVVDGRFDA; the protein is encoded by the coding sequence ATGCACAGCGCTGAGCACAGCTTCACCGGCTGGTACAAGTCAAGCTTCAGCGGTGCCAATCAAGGTGAGTGCCTGGAAGTCGCCGTCGGCCACCCCGACGTCCCCGTGCGCGACAGCAAGACCCCGCACGGGCCCGTCATCGCCTTCTCCGCTCCCCACTGGACAACGTTCGTCGCCGCTGTCGTGGACGGCCGGTTCGACGCCTGA
- a CDS encoding MarR family transcriptional regulator produces the protein MATENLSPALPAPAASRPYAKAHAGYGKRTTPEQQPPRATDFALLPERERYVAGYVDRLPEGGAMDVKSLARSLPLYGQMAVGSALRALGVAGHLRRVRCQVVGEGGQSRWVTRTFWSRTAHDSEWWDTFTRTGTVGRQSAPAARPDEGEPVEPPQPSPTSPPAFVPEQRTASTKSQAAHSPAYLALARLGRTDPRLALSAADCAVLEGLAAAWLDRGVNTDYLSQALTAGLPTQVGSPVGFVRRRLIDKIPPPLPAATSTATHEARVHRVMMECTECGVPGPPEALPDGLCRPCRTSTPNADAAPSDATAEAPADRDINATVANLRSLMRTP, from the coding sequence GTGGCTACCGAGAACCTTAGTCCCGCCCTGCCCGCGCCCGCAGCCTCGCGCCCGTACGCCAAGGCTCACGCGGGCTACGGCAAGCGCACCACACCCGAACAACAGCCGCCCCGAGCCACTGACTTCGCGCTGCTGCCCGAGCGGGAGCGGTACGTCGCCGGTTACGTGGACCGGCTGCCCGAGGGGGGCGCCATGGACGTCAAGTCGCTGGCCAGGTCGTTGCCCCTGTACGGACAGATGGCCGTCGGCAGCGCACTGCGCGCCCTGGGCGTGGCCGGTCATCTGCGGCGCGTACGGTGCCAGGTCGTGGGCGAGGGCGGCCAGAGCCGGTGGGTCACCCGTACCTTCTGGTCCCGCACCGCGCACGACAGCGAGTGGTGGGACACCTTCACCCGCACCGGTACCGTCGGCCGGCAATCCGCCCCGGCGGCCCGCCCGGACGAAGGCGAGCCGGTAGAGCCGCCGCAGCCCTCCCCCACGTCGCCTCCGGCTTTCGTACCCGAGCAGCGGACAGCCTCCACGAAGAGCCAGGCCGCTCACTCGCCTGCCTATCTCGCCCTCGCCCGACTCGGCCGCACCGATCCCCGGCTGGCCCTGTCCGCCGCCGACTGCGCAGTGCTCGAAGGACTGGCCGCCGCATGGCTGGACCGGGGCGTGAACACGGACTACCTCTCCCAGGCCCTCACCGCCGGTCTTCCCACCCAGGTCGGCTCACCCGTCGGCTTCGTACGCCGTCGGCTCATCGACAAGATCCCGCCGCCCCTCCCTGCTGCGACTTCGACGGCCACCCACGAGGCACGCGTTCACCGCGTCATGATGGAGTGCACCGAATGCGGTGTGCCCGGACCGCCGGAAGCACTCCCCGACGGCCTCTGCCGCCCCTGCCGCACGTCCACGCCGAACGCGGACGCAGCCCCCTCAGACGCCACCGCCGAAGCGCCCGCAGACCGCGACATCAACGCAACGGTCGCCAACCTCCGCAGCCTGATGAGAACTCCCTGA
- a CDS encoding class I SAM-dependent methyltransferase, giving the protein MDRNVRSVDDVLKLMDSLFAPGADRWTDDASGWWDGFYEDRSKPVPFFVDKPDESLVSALDRGLITPGRALDLGCGPGRNALFLASRGFEVDAVDLSPGAITWAKERAADAGADIRFHCGDAFAEDAPAGPYDLIHDSGCFHHLPPHRRVSYLQLVERVLAPGGHLTLSCFASGAMGSEQPDAELYGGAGLQGGLAYTPESLRWIFSGMEEIELRRMRDEPADSPHFGEDFLWTALFRKPDGSGPLTR; this is encoded by the coding sequence ATGGACCGGAACGTACGCTCGGTGGACGACGTACTGAAGCTCATGGACAGCCTGTTCGCGCCGGGCGCCGACCGGTGGACCGACGACGCGAGCGGCTGGTGGGACGGGTTCTACGAGGACCGCTCGAAGCCCGTGCCCTTCTTCGTGGACAAGCCGGACGAGAGCCTCGTCTCCGCGCTCGACCGGGGTCTCATCACCCCCGGCCGTGCACTCGATCTCGGCTGCGGACCCGGACGCAACGCGCTGTTCCTCGCCTCGCGGGGCTTCGAGGTGGACGCCGTCGATCTGTCGCCCGGGGCCATCACCTGGGCGAAGGAGCGGGCCGCCGATGCCGGGGCGGATATCCGCTTCCACTGCGGCGACGCCTTCGCCGAGGACGCGCCCGCCGGACCGTACGACCTGATCCACGACTCGGGCTGCTTCCACCACCTGCCGCCCCACCGGCGCGTCAGCTATCTGCAACTCGTGGAGCGCGTCCTCGCCCCCGGCGGCCACCTCACGCTCAGTTGCTTCGCCTCAGGGGCGATGGGCTCCGAACAGCCGGACGCCGAGCTCTACGGCGGCGCGGGGCTTCAGGGAGGCCTCGCCTACACACCTGAATCGCTGCGCTGGATTTTCTCCGGGATGGAAGAGATCGAGCTGCGCCGGATGCGGGACGAGCCGGCCGATTCCCCGCACTTCGGGGAGGACTTCCTCTGGACCGCGCTGTTCAGGAAACCGGACGGCTCCGGTCCCCTCACGCGATGA